Within the Papaver somniferum cultivar HN1 unplaced genomic scaffold, ASM357369v1 unplaced-scaffold_132, whole genome shotgun sequence genome, the region CGTTTCCGATCGAAAACCCATTGGATTTCTAAGAGTTCATCGGCACTCAATCCATCAATGCATGTGTCAGACATCCACCCACAAATATTGAGGGAAGGAGTTATCTGGGTCCGTGGATTGGGTGACAAATTCTCAGCTCTAGTTGAATTTCTCCAAAATACTAGATGACTCACAACCAAGATACAAGCCCATCACCCTAAATTacgaaaatcaaaattttgataacTACCTAAAATACCCACACACTTTTCCTCAAATTTCACTTTCACCCTAGTCTCTCTTTCTTTTTAACTTGTTCTTCAGATCGACTACCCAAGTGCTAATGTTTTATTTTCTAACCTATTTTCTaagattttataaaagaaataaaatttgttGATTTATCCGCATCCAATGCGCCCGTAATAACGGACTGGACGTAGACGCAAATCCAGCACCCGCGATTTTGATGCATTGAAAGGGGGTGCTGGTCACCCTGCCGATGTTAAATACAAGCCCATTACCCTATGCTACCCAGATCAAAATTTTAACTACCTAAAATACCCTCACACTTTCCTCCAATTTCACTTCCACCCTTCTTCGCTCTCTCTTGCTTTTTAACTTGTTCTTTAAGTCGACTCTCTTTATACAAGAGCTCCTTCACCCCCAAATCTACAGACCTCACACAACAATAGAATCGCTTAACAAAAATTTACAAAACGATGGAGTGTGTTTTCGGTATGGTCTGTGATGGATTCGTTCTAGTTGCCGCTGATACATCTGCAGTAAACAGTATCTTGGTTCATAAATCTGATGAAGACAAAATCATGGTTCTTGATTCTCACAAACTCCTAGGAGCTAGTGGTGAAAGTGGTGATAGGTAAACGGCTCTTTCTAACTTAATGTTTTCTTCATTATTTTGCCGATCGAAGATGGAAGATGAACCCTAGATTTTGCTTATTTTGTTTGATCAAATAAATCTTTGTTTGTTTTTGCAGAGTTCAATTTACTGAATACATTCAAAAGAATGTATCTCTGTATCAGTTTAGAAACGGGATTCCGCTGACTACAGCAGCGACTGCTAATTTTACTCGTGGGGAACTTGCTACTGCTTTGCGAAAGGTTTGTTTTCTTCTAAAAATTTGGGTATAATTTGACTTTAGGGTTTCAATGTGAAAATTTTGTTATAAAATTCTATTGAGTGTATGTGATATGTTAATTGGATCTAAATATCTAGGGTTTTAGTGATTTTTGTTTGGTTGTttcaaatttagggtttagggtctTATTATTGTTCTATCTAGAGAGTGATTTGGGTAAGGAGAGAATTTATGCGTAATTAGAGTAGATCAAGTTGATTAGATTATGATCATAAACTGTTAATCTGTCTTTTTTCTTTAATGCTTGGCCACTCTAAAGCGATCTGTACATTGATGGCGGTCCTATCCTGCATTTATGTGATTGTATTGTCTGAGAACCCATATTATATCCAGGTTATTGGTGTTCAATCTAAGTAGTGACCTTGGATGAGGAGACCTAACTTGTTGTTGTGTTGTATTCTGTAATACACCATCATCCAAATGATGAAATCTCACTTTTGTGCTGAGagtaaaaagataaaacagaACTTGTATCGATCGCCACCTAGAAACTTTTCTGCTGTTTATGTTTTACGTAATATTCTTTCTTATATTCTGGCTAATTTAATGCGGGATATGAGAGAGAAGAGAGTGTAGACCATCTCAAGATTGGTGATCCACTTGGTGGAATTATTTTGGTATTGTCAATGCATGATCGAATGTTTCACATTGAAAGTGGCAGTTGTAGACCTCTTCAAAGTGGAAGGTTATAAAGTGTGATGGATAAAATGGTAACACTCCGCTGAAACTGTATCTTTTACATTGCAACTGTTGTCACTTTAGTGGTAATTGTTTGACTGTTTATTGGGACTTCTAGGTTTGCTGGCCGTATGTGGTTGTTGTACTTTACAAATTCGGTGTTGAATTAATTCTTCAAAGAATTGAAAGATATAGTTTGAGTTTTCCAAGTAAAGGATCTTAGTTGATCTTAGGTGTTATTATAATCTGCTCGCCAAGTTCTTTGGTATATATAAGGTAATATTGGAGTGTCAATATTTGGGAATCACCTTGGTAGTAACTCTGCAGACCATAGACAATTCTTCTTTTGAGGTCCTTATCACAGTTTGGTTTTGTTGGAAATGGGGATCCTATATGAATTTTCACTTTTTTCTATCTGTCTGTCTGAAGATCTAACCTGCTTCTGTGAGCAGAAAAAAGTTACAAGCACGGTAGTCCTTATTTGATGCAGTGGCACACATAATATATTTCATGCTTTAACAAGTAAATATGTTCTAGTTTGGAACACCTGGTTTTAAGGAGTACATGTTGCATTAGCATAATAGGTCTTTTCATGAATAATTGCATATCTGTTGCTTCAGCATGAAATCTTATAAAGCTGCCACATGATTTCATGACGCTTTACTTATCGAatcaaattacaaaaataacttgGAACATATAACAAGATGGAGGGGTTGTAAATGTTCAAGTTATTTGGATTTTCGTCTTCCTCACCTATCCCTGTTTCATTGTGCTATTTTATTATACATATTTTACATAGACAGTTTATTTGCGTTCCTTGTTCCAGAATCCATACTCTGTAAACCTGCTTCTGGCTGGTTACGACAAGGAGACTGGACCATCGCTTTACTACATTGACTACATTGCTAGCTGTCACAAGGTTGAGAAGGGTGCCTTTGGATATGGTGCTTATTTCTCTCTCTCCATGATGGACAGACACTACCGCAGTGGGATGTCTTTAGAGGAAGCTACTGATTTGGCCGAAAAATGCATCGTTGAGATTCGGTCCAGGTTGGTTGTGGCCCCACCAAACTTTGTAATCAAAATTGTTGACAAGGATGGAGCTAGGGTGCACAAATGGGTCGACTCCATCAAGGACGAGGGCGCTGCGGCGGTGGCTGCAGCTCTTGCTGCTGCTTAAGTTCCTTATGGATTTGCTCAAAACTTGTTTAATGCTTTTCTGTAACTGGGGTAATCTGGAGATTATTTGTTAAATTGGGACGGAAGGACAGAGCTTACGTATATGTTATGTTTAGAATTGTCGCATACTTGCAATTATCTATCTTATACCCATGGCAAATTTATGTAGGCAGGAAGGTTATGGTCTAGAGCTCACTCTGTAGAGCTGGGAAATTTTAGCCTTCGTCTGAGACTCTGAAGGCAGGCTTGTCTTCATCCGCCTCTGTGTTCAGTGTGTGGGCAGAATGCTACTCTTGCTCTATATTTACCGGTTTTTAGTTCATCTTTATCTTGTCAATTGGTCTTTTTGGTAATATAGTAGATCTAGGTGAACTTTCACATGATGAAGTTCTCGTAGAAAGAAAGGGttgcattatttatttatttttgcttgtgTTATGAGTGAAAAGTTGCCTGCATATTGTCATTGTTACAGAGTAATTCCAACTACAGGTAAATAAGTTACTCTACGGTCCACTAGTTACAACTTGCAAGGTCTTATGGGTGATCAATCTCTTTCCCACCAAATTCAAGGTCTTATGGTTAGTTCCGAATATAAGAAAACTTGTAATATAAATATCAAATAAAAGTATGATTTAAGCCTCTAGGCTTAGAAAACTTGTTGTCCATGTATGTGGAAAACCTTAATATCAAATATAATGGTACAGTAAAACCTTACATGAataattcttattatataaagGAATAAACTCTATGTATGAGTTTGTCACATAATTGAAGTCTTTGAATCTTCCACTCATCCACGCTAAACATCTTTATGTGAGTATTTAATAAATCAAaaagtttattttcattttccttACGCGGTTTCTATTTTCTTATGGTGCTATTTTTGTACATGAGATGCAATGAGTGACTTCTTTCCTAGAGTTGAAACACATTTGATTTTGGTTCTGATTCAACTCTCTCTCAAGTATCTCAATTTGGAGAAGTGGGTTCGcgatattgatgaagctaattTGTGGATCGTCAAATACGTCTACTACCTCCAGAAGATCGGACATGAAGTAAATCTTAGAAGTAGAGTATTTAATCCCTGCGATTATTAATATCTCCCCGCTTTGGATATTATTTTGAAGATTCTTCAGTGTTAGGTGTAGTTGTGATTCCTTTACATGTTAAGAGATGTATGATTAGATTTAGAATGGAAGACAGACCGAAAATTGCGTGAATTTGTGTACATTTTAACATTTTTGAACATAAAAAGATCAGTAAATACGTTCATGTTTTCCAAATGGAGAAGACCAGTATATGGAAGTCCGTTGAATTGTAAAAAAATACGTATTAACAACTTCCTTTACTAAGCACTTAGCACCTCTAACAATTTAACTTACACAAGTGTGGTTTGCGTAAACAATTTGTTCTACAATCATCATAGCCTACAAAAAGGTTGGTTAGCCTAAAGTAGTCAGGGAATTTGGAATCTGTAGGCATAGCCTTACTAGTAAGTTGCTGGGCTTTTAATCCTTATAGGCCTTCCTAACAATAATCTCTGTTGTACAATTACCTGTTGAAGCTGTTATTGTTACAACCGCCAGTGTTATTGGAGGAGCTGCTATTGGTGCGTTTTTTTGGAACCCTTCCATCTGTTTTGTATAACTGCagtatttttgagttttttttttttttttttgaagcatgcatattATTAAAAGGAATTAGATTACAATTTGTCGTGGGTATGTAGTACCTACGGAGTCTTGAGTAaaatatgactaataaaagatgggattgcctgATCCCATATTTTGGTTGAATAATTTCCTGTTTGGCTTCCATCTGCTACATGATTGGCCATTCCGTcggctgcttgatttccttccctgtagttgtgttGAATAACAACTTGTGGGATCTGTCGGAGTCtactttttatttcttcaatcatttctGCTATGTGCCAAGGTGGAGGGGTAGAGGAAGTTATGAAACGCATAAGGTTTTCTGAGTGAGAACTCTTGTCCATTGTCTTTCTGTTGCTGTTCTTGTGGCTAATAGCAGAGCCCAAGTTTCCGCAGTTAATGCAGTCGTGATTCCCAGTGGCTGAGCTAGAGCTATTAAAGTTCTTGCGTCGGAGTCTCTGCAGATGAATCCTGCTCCCGCAAATCCTGGGTGACCTCTGGATGCTCCGTCTGTGTTAATCTTGATCCAGTTGATGTTTGGAATGGACCATCCCACCGATATTGTTGATATCCTTTTATCTCTAATTGGGTGGTTAAATATCGGTATATCTCCTGGAATGATTGGTGGAGAAGAGTGTATAGCCCCGTAGTATTCTTGTTGCAGTTTTTGTGCCCAAGCTAGGATTTCTTCTGAAGTTGTTTGCTTTTGTTGGTATATTAGATCATTTCTAGCCAGCCATAATGtccaaaataaaaagcaaaacgAGGAGATTGCAGTTGTTGATGCTGGTTGTTGAAGGATTTGAGATATGGTTGTTTGAGTAGTTAAGGTGAAAGTTGGGGTGGGGTTGGAGGATGATGAACATGTCATACGATTGAATAAGATGTTCCATGAATTGGTTGTCGTTGGACAATGAATTAGAAGGTGATTTGCTGATTCTGGATCCGTGTTACATCTCGGGCAAATGTCTGAGTTGGTTAAATGGATGTGATGTAGAAGAGCGAAGGTTGGTAGTCCTTCATtgatagctttccacaagaaaaccgaatttttggtggacatggtaatgTCCATAGAAATTTGGTGGGTGGTAAAGTGATTTGAGTTGGTTGACcttgggttagacatttgtatcctgaagaGGTAGTGTAGTTTCcagattttgagtgtggccaTATAATTTTATCTTGGGGGTTGTTTTGgggaaggtggatgtttatgCTCTTTTGGATTATAGGATTGGGTAgggtgctcagtttttcatgatTCCAGGAGTGGGATATTGGATCAATGATATCTGCTACCATTCGTATTGGGTAGCATTGTGTAGGATCTagatttgttgagtgtggaatcCAATTGGATTCTATTGGGGTTGAtaatccatttccaatacgatGAAATATTATATGTTGCATGGTAGGGACAATTGAAGCTAGTTGTCTCCATTGAGGACTGGCGGAAGAGGGTATAGATTGAATGccttgtagaattggttgttGATCAAGATATTTTGCAGTGAAGAGACTTCCGGAGATAGAGTTAGGTTGATCATGTATATTCCAGATTCTCTTCATGAGAAGTGCCTTGTTATGATCACTGCTTTTTCTTATTCCTAATCCTCCTTCAGATATAGGTTTTGTTACCTTGTCCCATCCTATAGGATGGAGTTTTTTAATTGTTGAgtcatgtccccagaaaaaatctctagttatacgatctatttgtttgtggaTATTGCTGGgtaggttttgtgtttgcatgaTGTGATTTGATGTGGGAATTAGGGAGGTTTTGATTAGAGTGAGTCTTCCGGCCGGGATTagacattttgtcatccatcctttagcTTTTCTGGCTAACCTCTGTAAGAGTGGAGCGAAAGTTTGGTTGGATGATGTTAACTCAAATTAACATGACTTCTTAATGTTCATTGAAATTTTTTAAAAACGCCATAGGCCTTGTTGTTTTTGTGAGTTTATTATAGACTGTAAAGTAAAATCCTGTAATAGATTAGCCATTTTTTTAACCTGTGTTGCATTATTTTGATTCCTAAATTAGGAAAGGTTTATCTCTAAGATTTTGTAATTTTCTCATATTCACCATATGCTTTCATACCAACTCCGGTGAATATCTCTAATATTCTATGGCAAGTTGCTGCAAGATGTTTCATAATAAGTAGTTATTTTAAAAACTCTCCACTCTAATCTCGAAATTCAACAATAGGCTCTGTAacttttttattaatataaagcTATGAACTAAAAATTAGCATTCAAAAGTAGAACAAGTAATAACGGGGCTTGTAAAAACTCAACCATGAAGATTCTACCATctaattttgttaatttttggctCCGTTAGTATCGTTGGTAACTTTATTGATTTTGACAACATAATTTTCTTTTTGGATGAAACCACAAAAGGGATGAAATATGAGGCTTTATGAATGAAGACACTGTGGTTCTAATCATTTTTCATATGCGCTACGGCGATGTTACCTCTCAGGCCCCTTTTCTGCCAGATTAAGATGCATTATCTCATATACCTATCTTTGTATGATGCAGTTTATGATTATGTCATTTATGTAGAAAAAAACTCTGATGATGATGAGttcacaagtgacgaatgtgCTTCCCCAACGATATTGTGTATGATAACGTCTGTTAATTGGGTTTTTTGCAATTCGTAGATCATGTAAGTTCTGCACAAACTACGACGATTAGGGTCACATGGGGTTAATCACAAATGGAGGTATATATGGAGTATTAATTATTGAGATTCgcaatataaaaaaattattgaaGTTTTGTTATTCAGATTAAGTTGCATTTGAACTTGAAGTGCTAGCTTCTCTAAAGACTCCGAGCTTCTCAAAACATGGGCGTGGAAGATCGAGTATCCTGTAACCGGCTTCAACAAATCCTGGAAAAGAGATTGGTGGTAgattcggaaacctacaataaaatactgcaagtgcatagtgtctcactagtagaacaatggcaagtacaggtcgttcccacgaggagtgtgaaaatactacttctaactaataccaagatcaaataatcaaataaataatatttaatgagttttcagaaatttgaaacaaaatgaaacaataaataattttaacgaaaaacagaatgatagaaggttgttaggattttcggtttccaccaattaattatgcaaattctactaatctttaaaaacctattccatgcatttttaaatattgtttctccgctctagttttcttcgcttcatgactagtgattctaaagcataacctatctatccttgcataccaccactacgggaaaaatcatcattgacgacacaagataagcgTTGTAGTAcacctacgacaactccatttcatgcattgtggaacgggggtattgtagaaagtccaagtttttctacaatggttgacaagtgttgtaaagggtgatgtgattcatggttcgacaatagtttgtcaatgttgtgattctctttcgattttttttgataacctaacacaactcttgcttgtattgtagaacaatcatggacaacataagtagcatatcgtagaaatttttaacacaacacttattagtattgtgaatattacagttagtacacttgttagcattgtagaagtaccttgatacaactatattatgtgtagtaggactatcttggacaacatAGTTATGATTGTAAATAAACTATTTTACAATACTTGTGAATAAGATCAAACCCATATTTCAGAATATATTTCACTTTTATCACTACTATATGtgaaatgtaaagaaacaactagattaaactgaaatgtaaataaacaattggattaaactgaaagaCTCAACAGAAGTTCCCTTTTTACATCATCACCTATATTCAAAACGAATATTCAAAATCTTACTACAGAAGTTCAAGTATAAACAATAAAAAACAACATACCACTAAACaatataaacaacaacaatctGCTTCTTTCTCAAACAAATTGATGTCGCCAACTGGAACAGTATTTTGAGGCATCCTAACTCTTAACTGGTTACCTCTGACATCTTCTCGATCTTCCATGCCCATTAAAGTATTTTGAGGCATCCTTGCAATGTTGATACACTTGACCTTAACTTCCAGGAGCCATGCAGCTACGAGCATCAACatctgatagataagttcaatcaCAAGAGGTCGTCCAtagataacaacaacaacacactTGATAGAGCCACAAACGTTCTTCATAGTGCTCAAACCAGGTTCAGG harbors:
- the LOC113333173 gene encoding proteasome subunit beta type-2-A-like → MECVFGMVCDGFVLVAADTSAVNSILVHKSDEDKIMVLDSHKLLGASGESGDRVQFTEYIQKNVSLYQFRNGIPLTTAATANFTRGELATALRKNPYSVNLLLAGYDKETGPSLYYIDYIASCHKVEKGAFGYGAYFSLSMMDRHYRSGMSLEEATDLAEKCIVEIRSRLVVAPPNFVIKIVDKDGARVHKWVDSIKDEGAAAVAAALAAA